A genomic window from Halomonas sp. LR3S48 includes:
- a CDS encoding class II fumarate hydratase has translation MSEHRIEHDSMGELRVPAAALYGAQTQRAVENFPVSGQPMPAAFIHAIARIKLAAAKVNRDLGLLDEKRAEAIMAAAQRIVDGEHDEQFPVDVFQTGSGTSSNMNVNEVIAHLASREGLKVGPNDHVNMGQSSNDVIPTAIHLSAALEVTAQLRPALVQLRATIDERALELDRVVKTGRTHLMDAMPLRLGQELGGWSSQIGQAIERIDSAMVRLARLAQGGTAVGTGINAHPEFAERMARELSDQTGLSLSPNDSFFASLGSQDAAVELSGQLKGLACVIMKIANDLRWMNSGPLAGLGEIELEALQPGSSIMPGKVNPVIPESAAQAAAQVIGLDAAVTVAGQSGNFQLNVMLPLVANNLLTAIKLMSNTARLLGERAIATFRVREESLAEPLARNPILVTALNGVIGYDAAAAIAKQAYQAGRPIIEVAEEQTDLGRDELERLLDPVRLTQGGLPD, from the coding sequence ATGAGCGAACATCGTATCGAGCACGACAGCATGGGCGAACTTCGGGTGCCGGCCGCAGCGCTCTATGGCGCCCAGACCCAGCGGGCGGTGGAGAATTTTCCGGTCTCGGGTCAGCCGATGCCTGCGGCATTCATCCACGCCATTGCCCGCATCAAGCTGGCTGCTGCCAAGGTGAACCGGGATCTGGGGCTACTCGACGAGAAACGGGCCGAGGCCATCATGGCGGCCGCGCAAAGGATCGTCGATGGCGAGCACGATGAGCAGTTTCCCGTAGATGTGTTCCAGACCGGCTCGGGCACCTCGAGCAATATGAATGTCAACGAGGTCATCGCACACCTGGCCAGCCGCGAAGGATTGAAAGTGGGGCCCAACGACCACGTCAACATGGGCCAGTCGAGCAATGACGTCATCCCCACCGCGATCCATCTTTCCGCGGCGCTGGAGGTCACCGCACAGCTACGTCCGGCACTGGTGCAGCTGCGCGCCACCATCGACGAGCGCGCTCTCGAGCTGGACAGGGTGGTGAAGACCGGGCGAACCCACTTGATGGATGCCATGCCGCTGCGCCTGGGGCAGGAGCTGGGAGGCTGGTCGAGCCAGATCGGGCAGGCGATCGAGCGTATCGATAGTGCCATGGTGCGCCTCGCCAGGTTGGCCCAGGGCGGTACGGCGGTGGGTACCGGTATCAACGCCCATCCGGAGTTCGCCGAACGCATGGCGCGGGAACTGAGCGATCAAACCGGCCTTTCGCTGAGCCCCAACGACAGCTTCTTTGCCAGTCTTGGCTCCCAGGATGCCGCCGTGGAACTTTCGGGGCAGCTCAAGGGCCTGGCCTGCGTGATCATGAAGATCGCCAACGACCTGCGCTGGATGAATTCCGGCCCTCTGGCCGGCCTGGGCGAGATCGAGCTGGAGGCGCTGCAGCCGGGCAGCTCCATCATGCCGGGCAAGGTCAACCCGGTGATACCCGAGTCGGCGGCGCAGGCCGCTGCCCAGGTGATTGGCCTGGACGCGGCAGTGACGGTGGCAGGGCAGAGCGGCAACTTTCAGCTCAACGTGATGCTGCCTCTCGTTGCCAACAACCTGCTGACTGCTATCAAGCTAATGAGCAATACGGCACGGCTGCTCGGCGAGCGGGCCATTGCCACGTTTCGCGTGCGGGAGGAGAGCCTGGCCGAGCCGCTGGCGCGCAACCCGATACTGGTCACAGCCTTGAACGGGGTGATCGGCTATGACGCTGCTGCCGCCATCGCCAAGCAGGCCTACCAGGCCGGGCGACCTATCATCGAAGTGGCCGAGGAGCAGACCGACCTGGGGCGGGACGAGCTCGAGCGCCTGCTCGATCCTGTCAGGCTGACCCAGGGGGGATTACCCGACTGA
- the purM gene encoding phosphoribosylformylglycinamidine cyclo-ligase, with protein sequence MTDSTSPDNAKASLSYKDAGVDIDAGNALVDRIKGVAKRTMRPEVMGGLGGFGALCQLPSGYREPVLVSGTDGVGTKLRLAMDLGRHETIGIDLVAMCVNDLIVAGAEPLFFLDYYATGKLDVDIAADVVTGIGEGCERAGCALVGGETAEMPGMYEGSDYDLAGFCVGVVEKSEILDGSKVGEGDVLLGIASTGAHSNGYSLIRKILDVSGASLDTAIDGQPLGEALLAPTRIYVKPLLSLIKESGIAVHALSHITGGGLLENVPRVLPETLTARIDVKSWTRPALFDWLQQQGNVAEQEMYRVLNCGIGMVVVVPADKADQARAHLQAQGETVYRIGEIVARGENEDAVLLENLEA encoded by the coding sequence ATGACCGATTCCACCTCTCCCGACAATGCCAAGGCTTCGCTGAGCTATAAGGATGCCGGCGTCGACATCGATGCCGGCAATGCCCTGGTCGACCGCATCAAGGGCGTTGCGAAGCGCACTATGCGCCCCGAGGTAATGGGCGGGCTGGGTGGCTTCGGCGCCCTGTGCCAACTGCCCTCCGGCTATCGCGAGCCGGTGCTGGTTTCCGGCACCGACGGCGTGGGCACCAAGCTGCGCCTGGCCATGGACCTGGGTCGCCATGAAACCATCGGCATCGACCTGGTTGCCATGTGCGTCAACGATCTGATCGTCGCCGGCGCCGAACCGCTGTTCTTTCTCGATTACTATGCCACGGGCAAGCTGGACGTGGATATCGCCGCCGACGTGGTAACGGGTATCGGTGAAGGCTGCGAACGGGCCGGCTGCGCGCTGGTGGGCGGCGAAACCGCCGAGATGCCCGGCATGTACGAAGGCAGTGACTACGACCTGGCCGGCTTCTGCGTCGGCGTGGTGGAGAAGTCCGAGATCCTCGACGGCAGCAAGGTCGGCGAAGGTGACGTGCTGCTGGGCATCGCCTCCACCGGGGCGCACTCCAACGGCTACTCGCTGATTCGCAAGATCCTCGATGTCAGCGGTGCTTCGCTGGACACCGCCATCGACGGCCAGCCGCTCGGCGAGGCCCTGCTCGCCCCCACGCGCATCTACGTCAAGCCGCTGCTGTCGTTGATCAAGGAGAGCGGTATCGCGGTCCATGCCCTCTCGCACATCACCGGCGGCGGCCTGCTGGAGAACGTGCCCCGTGTATTGCCGGAGACGCTCACCGCCCGCATCGACGTCAAGAGCTGGACCCGGCCGGCGCTGTTCGACTGGCTCCAGCAGCAAGGCAACGTCGCAGAGCAGGAAATGTACCGCGTGCTCAACTGCGGCATCGGCATGGTCGTGGTCGTGCCAGCCGACAAGGCCGACCAGGCCCGGGCCCACCTACAGGCCCAGGGCGAGACAGTCTATCGCATCGGCGAGATCGTCGCTCGCGGCGAGAACGAAGATGCCGTGCTGCTGGAGAACCTCGAGGCATGA
- a CDS encoding sensor domain-containing diguanylate cyclase, which translates to MHQTPWMTSDILSRLNANAGMLLVRSLWEYCPEHMFIVRVEGPTDFVVEAMNPTRQAMLGNDTIAIGKRIEQLLPPHMGHGVIANLKRCVECRSPIRYEEEGGYIDRNGICQQGHWQTLLVPITNQEGYVTHLFGVSRDMSLLSNQPGGAYPNSKELERRVHERTAELIAANEHLTHLATHDPLTDIYNRRYLLELAELELRRAFRYEQPLCLMMLDVDHFKEINDVEGHLAGDEALRRVAHTILATVRECDLVGRYGGDEFIILMPETTAAGASEIAERLQRTLSQTTPLTISIGIASLEPADRFVVDLIHRADALLLQAKRNGRNRIECAA; encoded by the coding sequence ATGCATCAGACCCCCTGGATGACGTCTGACATTCTCAGCCGGCTCAATGCCAACGCTGGTATGCTGTTGGTGCGCAGCCTCTGGGAATATTGCCCCGAGCACATGTTCATCGTTCGCGTCGAGGGCCCCACCGACTTCGTGGTCGAAGCCATGAATCCAACGCGCCAGGCCATGCTCGGCAATGACACCATTGCCATAGGCAAACGCATCGAACAGTTACTCCCGCCTCACATGGGCCATGGCGTCATCGCCAACCTGAAGCGCTGCGTCGAGTGCCGCAGCCCCATTCGCTATGAAGAAGAAGGGGGGTACATCGACCGCAACGGGATCTGTCAACAAGGCCACTGGCAGACACTGCTGGTGCCGATCACCAACCAAGAGGGTTACGTTACCCATCTGTTCGGTGTGTCTCGCGACATGTCGCTGCTCTCTAATCAGCCTGGCGGAGCTTACCCCAACAGCAAGGAATTAGAACGACGGGTACACGAACGTACGGCGGAACTCATCGCCGCCAACGAACACCTGACTCATCTGGCGACGCATGACCCCCTGACCGATATCTACAACCGCCGCTACCTGCTGGAGCTGGCTGAACTGGAGCTTCGCCGCGCCTTTCGCTATGAGCAGCCGCTTTGCCTGATGATGCTCGACGTCGATCATTTCAAGGAAATCAACGATGTCGAGGGCCATCTCGCGGGTGACGAAGCGCTGCGGCGCGTTGCCCATACCATACTGGCCACGGTCAGGGAGTGCGATCTGGTTGGGCGCTATGGAGGCGACGAATTCATCATTCTGATGCCTGAAACCACAGCCGCCGGGGCAAGCGAGATTGCCGAACGCCTGCAGCGAACGCTATCTCAGACGACTCCGCTCACCATCAGTATCGGTATCGCCAGCCTGGAGCCCGCCGACCGCTTCGTCGTCGATCTGATCCATCGCGCCGATGCCCTGTTGCTACAGGCCAAGCGTAACGGACGCAATCGGATCGAATGCGCCGCCTGA
- a CDS encoding AI-2E family transporter — MRREWWILVGVVAVVWLLFQLEAMLMPFIAGMILAYLCDPLADRLERLGLSRTLAVCAVFLVMSIVLVIALLILIPLLMQQIRQFNQVIPGIFTWVQTVLAPQVQGWTGLDLTADLAAIQQTLGQNWQNAGEYAAQFLGQVGRSGMAFITWITYVALIPVVTFYLLLDWDRMVANLHDTLPRRWEPDVVRLGQRCDEVLSAFLRGQLLVMLSLGAIYAIGLTLIDVRFGLLIGMAAGLASIVPFLGFIVGLSVALVVAFFQFEGWLVLIGVVAVFATGQVLESVLLQPKLLGDRIGLHPVAVIFAVLAGGKLFGFTGVLLALPAAAVIMVLLRELNDRYRRSTLYDVDGPEHRHEDLP, encoded by the coding sequence ATGCGCAGAGAATGGTGGATCCTGGTCGGCGTGGTAGCGGTGGTGTGGTTGCTGTTCCAGTTGGAAGCGATGTTGATGCCGTTCATTGCCGGCATGATCCTGGCTTACCTGTGTGATCCCCTGGCCGATCGTCTCGAGCGCCTGGGGTTGTCGCGTACGCTGGCGGTATGCGCCGTGTTCCTGGTCATGTCGATCGTATTGGTCATCGCCCTGTTGATCCTGATCCCGCTGCTCATGCAGCAGATCCGTCAGTTCAATCAGGTGATTCCGGGGATCTTCACCTGGGTGCAGACGGTGCTGGCCCCTCAGGTACAGGGCTGGACAGGGCTCGACCTGACCGCCGATCTCGCTGCCATACAGCAAACGTTGGGACAGAACTGGCAGAATGCCGGCGAATACGCGGCTCAGTTCCTGGGTCAGGTTGGTCGATCGGGCATGGCGTTCATCACCTGGATCACCTATGTGGCGCTGATCCCGGTGGTGACCTTCTACTTGCTGCTCGACTGGGACAGGATGGTAGCCAACCTGCACGACACGCTGCCACGCCGCTGGGAGCCGGATGTGGTTCGTCTCGGCCAGCGCTGCGACGAAGTGCTGTCGGCTTTCCTGCGCGGACAGCTACTGGTCATGCTGTCCCTCGGGGCAATTTATGCCATCGGCCTGACGCTGATCGACGTGCGCTTCGGGCTGTTGATCGGCATGGCGGCAGGGCTGGCCAGTATCGTACCGTTCCTGGGTTTCATCGTCGGGCTCAGCGTCGCATTGGTCGTGGCGTTCTTTCAGTTCGAGGGCTGGCTGGTGCTGATCGGCGTCGTGGCGGTGTTCGCCACCGGCCAGGTACTGGAGAGCGTATTGCTTCAGCCCAAGCTGCTGGGGGATCGCATCGGGCTTCACCCGGTGGCGGTCATCTTCGCCGTGCTGGCAGGCGGCAAGCTGTTCGGTTTCACCGGCGTGCTGCTGGCGCTGCCGGCCGCTGCGGTGATCATGGTACTCTTGCGGGAACTCAACGATCGCTACAGGCGAAGCACGCTGTACGACGTCGATGGGCCGGAGCATCGCCACGAGGATCTACCATGA
- a CDS encoding carboxypeptidase-like regulatory domain-containing protein: MKVWIPVALLGLFLAGCQMMEPGPPPERIEIIEIGEPQRPDTERPDEQRPAPAPSRIPRQVAFPAEEYAALPKSGTAAIAGRLSLNGTPGAGETISVAPVTTYSAEAAEHALAGQAVEPADPRAREYTHTTRTDGNGNFTLQGLPPGEFYVSGSAVNSRGQRQVILRQVSLRNGQRLEVNLSR, from the coding sequence ATGAAAGTCTGGATACCCGTAGCCCTGCTGGGCCTGTTTCTCGCCGGTTGCCAGATGATGGAGCCGGGCCCGCCCCCCGAACGCATCGAAATCATCGAGATTGGCGAGCCCCAACGTCCCGATACCGAGCGTCCCGATGAGCAGCGCCCCGCTCCGGCTCCAAGCCGTATCCCTCGTCAAGTTGCCTTCCCCGCCGAGGAGTATGCCGCACTGCCAAAGTCAGGCACCGCCGCCATTGCCGGCCGACTCAGCCTGAACGGCACACCGGGCGCCGGGGAGACCATTTCCGTCGCTCCCGTCACCACCTATTCGGCCGAAGCCGCGGAGCACGCCCTAGCCGGCCAGGCCGTCGAGCCTGCCGACCCGCGAGCGCGCGAGTACACCCACACCACACGAACCGACGGCAATGGCAACTTTACCTTGCAGGGACTCCCGCCGGGGGAATTCTACGTTTCTGGCAGCGCGGTCAACTCGCGCGGGCAGCGCCAGGTGATCCTGCGTCAGGTGTCGCTGCGCAACGGCCAGCGCCTCGAGGTCAATCTGAGCCGCTGA
- the apbC gene encoding iron-sulfur cluster carrier protein ApbC has product MEGVKHIVAVASGKGGVGKSTVTVNLALAMVAEGYRVGILDADIHGPSQAQMLGVPEGVRPQQAGENKFRPLETHGVQAMSMAFMVDTREPMVWRGPMVAGAFQQLLTQTAWQDLDVLFIDMPPGTGDIQLTLAQKVPVDGAVIVTTPQDIALLDARKGIEMFRKVNVPVLGVVENMSLHVCSHCGHAEPIFGEGGGERIAAEYETRVLGRLPLTLSIREQVDGGRPTVVAEPEGEVTGIFRDMARQIADALAGKSADEGPSISFSD; this is encoded by the coding sequence ATCGAAGGGGTCAAGCATATCGTGGCCGTAGCATCCGGCAAGGGTGGGGTGGGCAAGTCCACCGTTACCGTCAACCTGGCGCTGGCCATGGTGGCCGAAGGTTATCGGGTGGGGATTCTCGATGCCGACATCCATGGCCCGAGTCAGGCCCAGATGCTGGGCGTGCCGGAAGGCGTTAGGCCCCAGCAGGCCGGCGAGAACAAGTTCCGGCCGCTGGAGACGCACGGCGTGCAGGCCATGTCGATGGCCTTCATGGTCGATACCCGGGAGCCCATGGTATGGCGCGGGCCGATGGTGGCAGGTGCCTTCCAGCAGTTGCTGACCCAGACCGCCTGGCAGGATCTCGATGTGCTGTTCATCGATATGCCCCCGGGCACCGGTGACATTCAACTGACCCTCGCGCAGAAGGTGCCGGTGGACGGGGCGGTGATCGTCACCACGCCGCAGGACATTGCGCTATTGGATGCCCGCAAGGGGATCGAGATGTTCCGTAAGGTGAACGTGCCGGTGCTGGGCGTGGTGGAGAACATGAGCCTGCACGTGTGCTCACACTGCGGTCATGCCGAGCCGATTTTCGGCGAAGGGGGCGGTGAACGCATTGCCGCCGAGTATGAGACGCGTGTGCTGGGCCGGCTGCCGTTGACACTGTCGATCCGAGAGCAGGTGGATGGTGGGCGGCCGACGGTGGTCGCCGAACCGGAGGGGGAAGTGACGGGAATCTTCCGTGACATGGCACGGCAAATCGCCGATGCGCTCGCAGGTAAGTCGGCGGACGAAGGGCCAAGCATCTCGTTCAGCGACTGA
- the purN gene encoding phosphoribosylglycinamide formyltransferase — translation MSESYVDTLNDLTPEPTGARRVVVLISGNGSNLQALIDEQTHDRLGGEIVAVISNVADAYGLQRARDAGIDAVVLPHGEYDSRDAYDGALIKVIERHEPDLVILAGFMRILSSRFVQRFHGRMLNIHPSLLPAYRGLNTHAKALADGVAEHGCSVHFVTEELDGGPVAIQAVVKVSEGETEASLKEKVHAREHLIYPIAVKWFLEGRLRLEGDAAILDGTTLPPHGLRLSHADAAEELDEE, via the coding sequence ATGAGCGAGAGCTACGTGGACACGCTCAACGACTTGACGCCCGAGCCGACAGGCGCGCGCCGGGTGGTGGTGCTGATCTCCGGCAACGGCAGCAACCTGCAAGCGCTGATCGACGAACAGACCCACGACCGGCTGGGCGGGGAAATCGTCGCGGTGATCTCCAACGTGGCGGACGCCTACGGGCTGCAGCGCGCCCGTGACGCCGGCATCGATGCGGTGGTCCTGCCCCACGGCGAGTACGACAGCCGTGACGCCTACGACGGCGCCCTGATCAAGGTGATCGAGCGCCACGAGCCCGATCTGGTAATCCTTGCCGGCTTCATGCGGATCCTCAGCTCGCGCTTCGTGCAGCGCTTCCATGGCCGCATGCTCAACATTCACCCTTCCCTGCTGCCTGCCTATCGCGGCCTCAATACCCACGCCAAGGCGCTGGCCGACGGTGTGGCCGAACACGGCTGCAGCGTGCACTTCGTCACCGAGGAGCTCGACGGTGGCCCGGTGGCCATCCAGGCCGTGGTGAAGGTGAGCGAGGGCGAAACCGAAGCCAGCCTCAAGGAGAAGGTGCACGCCCGCGAGCACCTGATCTACCCCATCGCGGTGAAGTGGTTCCTGGAAGGGCGCCTGCGCCTCGAGGGCGACGCCGCCATTCTCGACGGCACGACGCTGCCACCCCATGGGCTGCGTCTCTCCCACGCCGACGCCGCCGAGGAGTTGGACGAAGAGTAA
- a CDS encoding serine hydrolase domain-containing protein: MSTILAAMARVLHHRWLPAMLPLLLCLFLLSSPSQRAQAQQGAQAGVSEQALAQLASEAEDISRLHAIVVAERGEIVLEHRLDGPATDQPVNIKSLSKTVLAALVGAAIEANLIEGVDQPIVALLGPRVPEQADPRIDEITVEHLLTLQAGLERTSGNNYGAWVASDDWVADALSRPFVARPGGEMLYSTGSSHLLSAALTEASGESTLALARRLLGEPLDIVIPSWPQDPQGIYFGGNDMALSPRALIQIGELYRHDGVVNGVRVLPEGWVEASWQAHGTSRWTGDGYGYGWFVTTLANERVYYGRGFGGQGLYVIPSRSLTIAITADPTPSSDGNRFNQEQLHSLVEGLLAGA, translated from the coding sequence ATGTCGACTATCCTAGCTGCCATGGCGCGGGTCCTTCACCATCGCTGGCTCCCGGCCATGCTACCGTTACTGCTGTGCCTGTTCCTGCTGAGTTCGCCCTCGCAGCGGGCCCAGGCGCAGCAAGGCGCACAAGCTGGCGTAAGCGAGCAGGCTCTGGCGCAACTAGCCAGCGAGGCGGAGGACATCTCCCGACTGCACGCCATCGTCGTCGCCGAACGGGGCGAGATCGTTCTGGAGCATCGGCTGGATGGTCCCGCCACCGACCAACCAGTCAACATCAAGTCATTGTCCAAGACCGTACTGGCAGCCCTGGTCGGCGCAGCCATCGAGGCAAACCTGATCGAGGGCGTCGACCAGCCGATCGTAGCACTGCTCGGGCCACGGGTTCCTGAGCAGGCCGATCCGCGTATCGACGAGATCACGGTGGAACATCTGCTGACGCTGCAGGCGGGACTCGAACGCACCTCCGGCAACAACTATGGCGCCTGGGTGGCCAGCGACGACTGGGTGGCCGATGCGCTGAGCCGCCCATTCGTCGCCCGACCCGGTGGCGAGATGCTCTATTCCACCGGCAGTTCCCACCTGCTCTCGGCCGCCCTCACCGAGGCAAGCGGCGAAAGCACACTGGCACTGGCCCGACGCCTGCTCGGCGAGCCACTCGATATCGTCATCCCGTCCTGGCCACAGGACCCGCAGGGTATCTACTTCGGCGGCAACGACATGGCACTCTCGCCCAGGGCACTGATACAGATCGGCGAACTCTATCGCCATGACGGCGTGGTCAATGGCGTCAGAGTACTGCCCGAAGGGTGGGTCGAGGCGTCCTGGCAGGCACACGGAACCTCGCGCTGGACGGGCGACGGCTACGGATACGGCTGGTTCGTCACCACGCTGGCGAACGAGCGTGTCTACTACGGGCGGGGTTTCGGCGGGCAGGGGCTGTATGTGATTCCATCGCGCAGCCTGACCATCGCCATCACGGCCGATCCGACGCCAAGCTCGGACGGCAACCGTTTCAATCAGGAGCAGCTTCACAGCCTGGTGGAAGGGTTACTCGCAGGAGCATGA
- a CDS encoding helix-turn-helix domain-containing protein, producing MLDELIFPPIRLEKREVLCVQEASFDNLYVVRTGYLKQETAVEGAESLLTALWLPGDIVGCDAIGLGRYPATVSALETATLCKLPFDQFEALTQRMPRLRRHLQRSISRAMHEERLSLHQLLCRTAEARLAYFLLSVSSCFHRRGYSASHFRLPMTRNDIGSYLGLTQETVGRTLATYQNQRLLRVHGREYHLLDLPRLERLASSTGRRQKRPQGRPVDQAR from the coding sequence TTGCTGGATGAACTCATCTTCCCTCCCATCCGCCTGGAAAAGCGCGAAGTGCTCTGCGTCCAAGAGGCGTCGTTCGATAACCTCTATGTCGTGCGCACCGGCTACCTCAAACAGGAGACGGCTGTCGAAGGCGCCGAGAGCCTGCTGACCGCACTCTGGCTTCCCGGGGATATCGTCGGCTGCGACGCCATCGGCCTGGGGCGTTATCCCGCTACCGTAAGCGCGCTCGAGACCGCAACGTTGTGCAAGCTCCCTTTCGATCAGTTCGAGGCACTGACACAGAGGATGCCCAGGCTACGCCGGCACCTTCAACGCAGTATCAGTCGAGCCATGCATGAAGAGAGGTTGAGCCTGCATCAATTGCTGTGTCGCACTGCCGAGGCGCGCCTGGCCTATTTCCTGTTGAGCGTATCGTCCTGCTTTCATCGCCGCGGCTACTCGGCCTCGCACTTTCGCTTGCCGATGACGCGCAACGACATCGGCAGTTACCTGGGACTCACTCAGGAAACGGTCGGCAGGACGCTCGCGACCTACCAGAACCAACGGCTGCTTCGCGTGCATGGGCGTGAATACCATCTTCTCGACCTTCCCCGTCTCGAGCGACTTGCCTCTTCCACCGGCAGGCGGCAGAAGAGGCCTCAGGGTCGCCCTGTCGATCAAGCTCGCTGA
- a CDS encoding phasin family protein, with amino-acid sequence MMKTFSFDTKPFEAMLLGPARAYAALSIDYTEKLLSAQLDTAKAYADTGLAQARGLLDVRDADGLRSYFEGQQQVAKDMTERLKGDAEKVVSLNQDFLQQSQKLAESSLKQTQQATSSQAAKA; translated from the coding sequence ATGATGAAGACATTCAGCTTCGACACCAAGCCGTTCGAAGCCATGCTTCTCGGCCCGGCCCGTGCCTATGCCGCTCTGAGCATCGACTATACCGAGAAGCTGCTCTCCGCCCAGTTGGACACCGCCAAGGCATATGCCGACACAGGCCTGGCCCAGGCCCGTGGGCTGCTCGACGTGCGCGATGCCGATGGCCTGCGCAGCTATTTCGAAGGTCAGCAGCAGGTCGCCAAGGACATGACCGAGCGGCTCAAGGGCGATGCCGAAAAGGTCGTTTCCCTGAACCAGGACTTCCTGCAGCAGAGTCAAAAGCTCGCCGAGAGCAGCCTGAAGCAGACACAGCAGGCTACTTCCAGCCAAGCTGCCAAGGCGTAA
- the hda gene encoding DnaA regulatory inactivator Hda has translation MSRAPAQLPLGVGLRDDATFDSFLPAANASLVEHLSRQLDPDGEPFLYVWGASGSGRSHLLQAACHAASDRDLRALYLPLRDLGHFPPLMLEDAERLDLVAIDDVDSVIGRRRWEEGLFHAFNRLRDAGKRLVVSAAVAPRQLPVRLPDLASRLTWGVTYHLQQLDDGERLQALQLRARMRGIQLPDEVARYILHRGPRRLEELFEALSVLDRASLTAQRKLTIPFVKQALGW, from the coding sequence ATGAGCCGAGCGCCTGCGCAGCTGCCGTTGGGAGTGGGGTTGCGCGACGATGCGACTTTCGACAGCTTCCTGCCGGCAGCCAACGCCAGTCTGGTCGAACATCTCTCGCGTCAGCTCGATCCCGACGGCGAGCCGTTCCTGTATGTGTGGGGCGCGTCCGGCAGTGGTCGTAGTCACTTGCTGCAGGCGGCCTGCCACGCGGCCTCGGACCGAGACCTGCGTGCGCTCTACTTGCCACTACGGGACCTCGGCCATTTTCCTCCCTTGATGCTCGAGGATGCCGAGCGCCTCGACCTGGTGGCTATCGATGACGTGGACAGTGTCATCGGGCGGCGTCGTTGGGAAGAGGGGCTCTTCCATGCCTTCAATCGCCTGCGCGATGCCGGCAAGCGGCTGGTGGTGTCCGCTGCCGTGGCGCCCCGCCAGTTGCCGGTAAGACTTCCCGACCTGGCCTCGCGCCTGACCTGGGGCGTGACCTACCATTTGCAACAACTCGACGATGGCGAGCGGCTACAGGCCCTGCAGCTTCGTGCCCGGATGCGTGGGATCCAACTTCCCGACGAGGTGGCACGTTACATCCTGCATCGCGGCCCACGACGTCTCGAGGAACTGTTCGAGGCGCTGTCGGTTCTGGATCGTGCTTCGCTTACCGCTCAGCGCAAACTGACCATCCCCTTCGTCAAGCAGGCGCTGGGCTGGTAA
- the dcd gene encoding dCTP deaminase: MSIRPDSWIRRMAEREGMIEPFEADQVRYVNDQRVISYGTSSYGYDVRCADEFKVFTNIHSAVVDPKAFDEKSFVDIKGDVCIIPPNSFALARTVEYFRIPRSVLTICLGKSTYARCGIIVNVTPLEPEWEGHVTLEFSNTTNLPAKIYANEGVAQMLFLESDEVCEVSYKDRGGKYMGQRGVTLPRT; encoded by the coding sequence ATGAGCATCAGACCCGACAGTTGGATCCGCCGCATGGCCGAGCGGGAAGGTATGATCGAACCCTTCGAAGCCGACCAGGTGCGTTACGTTAACGATCAGCGGGTGATCTCCTACGGGACCTCCAGCTACGGTTACGACGTACGCTGCGCCGACGAGTTCAAGGTGTTCACCAATATCCACTCCGCGGTGGTCGACCCCAAGGCGTTCGACGAGAAGAGTTTCGTCGACATCAAGGGTGACGTCTGCATCATTCCGCCGAACTCCTTCGCCCTGGCGCGCACGGTGGAATATTTCCGTATCCCGCGCAGTGTACTGACCATTTGCCTGGGCAAGTCGACCTACGCGCGTTGCGGCATCATCGTCAACGTCACGCCGCTGGAGCCCGAGTGGGAGGGGCATGTGACCCTGGAGTTCTCCAACACTACCAACCTGCCGGCCAAGATCTATGCCAACGAGGGCGTGGCGCAGATGCTGTTCCTGGAGTCGGATGAAGTGTGTGAGGTTTCCTACAAGGATCGCGGTGGGAAATATATGGGGCAGAGGGGAGTCACCTTGCCCCGTACTTGA